One part of the Amaranthus tricolor cultivar Red isolate AtriRed21 chromosome 16, ASM2621246v1, whole genome shotgun sequence genome encodes these proteins:
- the LOC130802922 gene encoding vacuolar iron transporter homolog 4-like has protein sequence MDPHPPQATRTRRNSIELETVLANNTYEEPNNHQQIDAKQTDQTQDFDYTKRAQWLRAAVLGANDGLMTTASLMMGVGAVKQDMKAMILTGFAGLVAAACSMAIGEFVSVHSQRDIEVAQRKRESKAGNHQVGAEAEEGLPNPIQAAFASALAVAVGSLVPLLAALGVKNYKVRLGVVPAAVTVALLVFGWLGAYLGRASPLRASFRVLLGGWFAMAITFGLTKFIGSRGF, from the coding sequence ATGGATCCTCATCCTCCCCAAGCAACACGAACACGAAGAAACTCCATTGAGCTTGAAACAGTCCTAGCCAACAACACATACGAAGAGCCTAATAACCACCAACAGATTGACGCTAAACAAACTGATCAAACTCAAGACTTTGACTACACAAAAAGGGCACAATGGCTACGTGCTGCAGTTCTAGGAGCCAACGATGGGCTAATGACCACAGCATCACTAATGATGGGAGTTGGTGCCGTCAAACAAGATATGAAGGCCATGATCTTGACTGGTTTTGCGGGCTTGGTAGCCGCAGCATGCAGCATGGCAATCGGCGAGTTTGTGTCGGTGCACTCACAGCGTGATATTGAGGTTGCGCAGAGAAAAAGAGAGAGTAAGGCAGGTAATCATCAGGTGGGGGCGGAGGCTGAGGAAGGATTGCCTAACCCCATACAAGCTGCATTTGCATCGGCACTAGCAGTTGCGGTCGGGTCCTTGGTGCCGTTATTGGCAGCATTAGGTGTTAAAAATTATAAGGTGAGGCTTGGGGTGGTTCCCGCAGCTGTTACGGTGGCTTTGCTAGTGTTTGGGTGGTTAGGTGCGTATCTTGGGAGGGCATCGCCTCTAAGGGCTTCCTTTAGAGTTTTGTTGGGCGGTTGGTTTGCGATGGCTATTACTTTTGGCTTAACCAAATTTATTGGGTCCCGTGGGTTTTAA